Sequence from the Nerophis ophidion isolate RoL-2023_Sa linkage group LG10, RoL_Noph_v1.0, whole genome shotgun sequence genome:
GCTACGTATCGGAATGGGAGGGACTAACTTAAGTGGGCACAATTCACAATTGGTTATTGGCCATCTAACTAAAGCGGTTTACACGGAAATTAAGCAGCTTTATGTTTTTGCATtttgttaccttaacatacccaCAAGGAAccaaaatgtcactttaaaaCAGGGCTGAAACAATTAGTGGGCATATTCGACAATGTCAATTAATAAAATCAATCAACAAAGGTTAGTTTTTGTCGACTCGTTGCCTAACAACATTTTAATCGATTTTCATGATCATGTTTACACTTTAACAGTTGCAGTAAAACAACCATAACAGTACTTTTACACTGAATGTCATGTTTACAGGACATCTTGCACTTTAAGTCTGTTATTTCTTaaaagtaaatattgtacatcacaatacttcataaaactaccaTACGTTTTTTGGACTATATTCGTATCTAAAAAGTagcttttctttttaaaagacatGTTAAATGGTATAATTGTGATATATTGGGGGGCCAAGCACAtcaaaaaattaattatatttaatttCAATGGATGACTTTAATTTGAGTTATGTGTTTTCAGTTAAGAGCTCAGTCCCAGAACCAATTAgccttgtaagttgaggtactactgtattgtttttttttaaagtgttaaaATCGAGTCACTGACTTAATGCCAAACTAAAATGTGTACAGCAGATCATAAGCAATAACTGTTATAATCGCTGACGATTCAACTATTAAAAAGATCATTAGTTTCAACAATACTttaaaaccgaggtacgtaccgaactgtgGTGATGGCGTACCGATACACTTCTAATACAAAGTTGTTACCTGCGCAGGCACTGCTTGTCCGGCATCATCGTAGACTCTCGCAAACGGGAAGGTTACGGTGACATTGACCACGGTGGTGACATTCCACGCTAATGGGTTATAAACAATAACATGCTGCTCCAATGTCTGGTGAGCACCTGCAAAGAGAAGACTATTTGCATCATACTAGCACTCTTGCTGTGCAGTTGAAAGATCAGATGATAAAGCAACAAAACCTTTTCCATGGACGTTGCTGCCCTTTGAGTCGAGGTTGTGCGGCAGCAGGAGGATTGCAGCCAGAAGCTCGTCCACGCCCATCATGGCCTCTGTGAGATGCTGCATGTACATCTCTGACACTCGAGGAGACTCCGTGCCGGTGATCCCATCGTGGTGCTGCACCTACAAAGAAACACTTAGATCCTATTTCAAGGTCAAATACTGTAGATCCTGTTTGCGGCACGTTACCTCAGAGACGGCCCAGCGAAGAGCCCTGAGTTTGGTGAGCGCCCAGTCTTTAGCCACGGGTCCGTCTGGGTAGTCGAGGCAATAGCGTGTGAAGAGAGTCTCTGCTGCATGAAGCTGGGAGCTGGCTCGTCTTGCCACACCTTTTAGGACGTTCCTTGAAGCATAAAACCCTGTCCACGCCTGCTGGGATGCTAACAAATATGACACAGGGgagaacatttttatattttttgttacatccatccatccatccatccattttctaccgcttgtccctttcagggtcgcagggggttgctggagcctatctcagctgcattcgggcggaaggcggggtgcaccctagacaagtcgccacctcatcacagggccaacacagatagacagacaacattcatactcacattcacacactagggtcaatttagtgaaacagtgaatatatattttatgatatatatatatatatatatatataatatgtgtgtattatAATCTACCGTAAATTCGGAACTATAAGGCGCTACTTTTTCcttcactttgaaccctgcggcttataagacaTTTATGGATCTTTCTTTGCTGGCGGTGGCCATGATAAAGataatgttattttttaaaaacaacaagcAAAAAAACTTCAGAGggtgttttgttgtttgtgctatggccccgaaagggaaaagcagttgaaaatggattgatggttgGTTGGTGCTGGAGCTCGGAGAACACCTTATGTCTATCACCAGTGAACTCCACTGATTGATCACACCTGGTGTTGCCGATTCTTTCTATGATGTCTACCCCTACACATCAGACCACACAGACAATCTCCTGACTACTCTCCATGCCTTGACTTATCAATTTATTAtgattatctttttattattttgctaTTTTGCTTAACTACAATGACATTAAAGCTGTTGTACATGCGCAAATTTTCTCCCCGGTGCCTAACAATCCAAACAAAACAATTAAAGGTGCATTTTGTTGGTTAAATCCAGGTTTGTACGACCATGCTTTTATTATGAGGCTTACCTTGCAGTTTGCACTGGCCAGAAAGTCATTATGTACATGTTTTAATGCTATGCAACTAGACAGCATTAATGTCGCTGCTTAGCCACAATGAGAACGTTAACAATACTACAACATATGTCGACATAAACTAACCCATTTGGGTCTCAAAGTTTATGTCAACAAAAGTGGCTGACCATGTATGGTCATTTTTACAAACTGACTTATGCGGGTTCTCTTGTATTTAGTGTAGGCCCACTACCTGAAGAATAAGGCAGGAAATCTTGGCTGCCACGGACCTTCCAGATGAGGTCGGATTGGTGGATGGCTTGGAAATATTCGCCAAGTGTCGCATACTGGACTGTTACTCCAAACTCTTTACTCTTCTTGTTGATGTAGTTCATTAGAGGGTCCATGTTGCTGAACTGCACTGAGGAGTTGTAGAACTGTTTGTCACAGCcctgacacacacaaacactcacacgtttattaatatgtatttaatgaatgggacaatgaaagaACTTCTCACCCATGGCCACAGAACCTGTCTGGTTCTAAACCAAGTGGCCCGCTGCTTAATGTTCTCCACCATGGTCCTGGCATAAGCATCAACTGTTGCCTTGGTAACAGGCAAACTCATGTTGGGGTACACACCACTTTTAGGAGGGTCTGGGAACAATGCTACTCCGTTCcagtaaaagccagagctggggtatacacacaaacattataCTTTTTGTCTGTTTGAAGTGTTTGTAGTATTACTGGAGATGACCTGTTAGAGAAGGGCAGGTGAGCCGGGGTGCAGTAGCTGAACTGGTCCATAGTGTGAGTGAAGATCTGCTCTTTCAAGGAGGCGGAACCTCTCCACACAAACTGTAATTTCTGTCGCAAGAGAACAAAAGGTTTATATGCAAAGATGCAACTCTGACAGGCCGCTGCGTGACGACCTTGTTTCGCTGCATGTCGTCTTTCTGGTCGTAGTCGATGCGGGATATGAGGTGAGCGTTGAACCCCGCCAGGGCGAAGAGCACCGGCGTAGTGGCAGAGGCTCCAAATGGATCGACATGCCAAGAGAACCGTGGACGAACGCCAAACGTCTCGTAGAGAAAGCCATGGCCCTCTGAAATCACGCAAAGAATCTTGAAGCGGATACGACTGACATAACAAACACTGATCGTATTGACAGGGTGGTATTTACCTGATCATAAAACTAaaggtgtcccgatacaacttttcacttttgataccgatattggagccttgaatattgTCCGATTTCAATTCTGATTTAATACGATATCAGCAAGAATCATGCATACTTTATCTTTTTATAATGTGCAATGTTAGAAAATGTTTGAGCGAGTGAAactagtcaaacagagaacaatggtaggtacgGTATGCAAAACTTTTagctatttattattaacatCTGGAATGTTAATGTTTTAAGTTGAAGAGGCgtgataatatatattttttgacgacacttagtggccacaataattaataaaaaaaagatcaCAGCACAATAAGTTGAATAATGCGGACACGGTTGTTACTTACACTTCTGCCTCGGATACAAATCTGTTATTAAATTGCAACTCTAataattttatatttgtttatattgacatatGTGGTGTtttggactgcaatattgttcaattaaggatactcattgttactattatttatttttgtaagatAACTCTGCTGTAGTATCAGGTGATTGCAGGAGCTCTGGCCTTTGTGTCTCCTCATTGGTCTTCCTAGATGTTTCCCGCTTGTTTTCGTGTGTTTTTTACTTTTGGTTCGACCCATTTCGGGATTGTGCAACAAGGGGAGGCACTTTTCTGACTTCTGCGCTGTTTTTGATGTATTTTGTGAACTTTTGAATGGGGAGCCTTTTTGCCCATGGCTTGGTTGTTCGCACCGAAGACCAGCGGCTGGTTCTTTCCCAGACCAGAGTCCACGTAAAGAGACAGCAGGTTCCAGTTGCGATGTGGAGGAAAAGACAAGGCTGTGGAAATGGCGTTAAGCGTCGGGAGAGAGGGCAGATGTTTAGGCTGTGTTTGCCATCGGTTGTCATGGGGATTGTTTGCTCTCTCTCGGATGGACGAGCTTCACAGAGTCCTGGCTGGATGAGCATGTATCGGATACTTCTCGCTCATCCTTGTGGATCAGACAGTGGCCGGGGGCTGGTGGTCAGCTTAAGACAGAGATGGGTCTCTTTGTCGCTTTGTTAGATCTGTTCCTGTCTCTGGTCATGCTGCCTCCCCCCAGCAAACGATGGCTTGGAGCACCGCAGTCATGTGGTTGTTAAGatggtgtttttgttgttgttgtttgtctatgcATGCTGCAATTGAATATGCGCAATATGTATTATTTCttgctcattttttgttttacttttgtagctgtatgcagATGCAGAAATGGCACCactgaagtggcagctggttgcatcagctgtgTGCTTTTTTAATGACTTTTATGTCACTTGTGTTCTTCAAtgttccctcttgttttcatgtgtttttaccTTATTCTGGTGGACTTTTTAAATGGGCACTCCAACCACATCATCTCCCCATTGTGGGGTAAATGAaggtctatcctatcctatcctaattaCCTAtgactagcttgtgtgctattatgTGATTGGGTGTTGTGACTGCTACCTCCTATTGCCTAAAATTACCAACCTTGTGTGTTCATCGTAGGAGATTTTAACTGGCTCTCCAGCTTtgcacaggtaaacacactgcaagactgcctGTATCGGAATGCTTATATCAGAGAGGTTAGATGCAAGCCAATAatccagtacttttttttttttttgctgatataaaACTGAATTCCCAAtcggatcgggacacccctacaAAAAACACAGGACAATGATTTCAGGCAAAACAAAACCCCAAATaactttttcatgaaaaatatGTCACAAATGGCCAGTAGGACTCACTTTGGATACCCTTAAAATATTTGTCCTGTGTTTTACTCTGATTATAATCATAATTAGTCACAAAATCATTAAATGATCATACATAATTTTTTTAGGTAAAAAATATTGATAATACTTTCCCTGCACAGTatttacttggtattggatcaatgCCAAAATACCTGACAATTGAAGGATCTGATCATCTAAATCGGTGACAGCCTCATCATGCATCACTTGGCCCCCCAAGATGAACTCTAGTCGGCCTTCTTTTACAAGCTGCCGGACCTAAAAATTAAGACGAGTCACACCATGTTTGAACCTCCTTATTCAACACTTAAGGGTAGTAAAACATTGTTATATGTTAATAATACTTGTTTCTTGTGGGAGTCAGAGGCCACGTTATTCCACCACAGTCGAAAAAATTCCTGCTCCACAACGATAAACTTTCGATGTTTCCCCTTCGACAGCTCCTCTGTCACACTGGTGTACACATTGGCTGCATAGGCGTACATGCTCTCCTGTGGTAAAAAAAACCCTTTAGTTTTCTGTCTGAATAGAAACTAAGACTGTGATCATCCTGGGGCATTTCTTCAACATTTAATATTGGCAATGTCGCAATCGTTCCAGTTCATGCAAATTCAACTGATCTAATTCAATGTCTATTCACTTTGCTTGTTTCTTGTGTGGCCAAAGCAAGAAGAACAACATGTAAAGATGTGATAACGCTCTATTGCTCAGGTAAAGTAAGGCAAATTAAGAACAGATTCTCTTTTGCAATTCTAACCTAGCAAAAAGGCAGCTTTTGCGTGACAGATATGTTAATGTGTAATTATAATCTTATCtataatcaaataaaaaatatcacTATAGATCgcaatcatccattcatccatccattttcttttctaccgcttgtcccgttcggggtcgcggggctgAGATCGCAATCAACAGTTCACAAATTCACTTAACGTAACGAGATATAtatgttggaacataaatgaatgtttaagatggacatACGTACTTATCCGACTCatctttattggccaagtatatTTAACacagggtttcacggtggcagagaggttagtgcgtctgcctcacaatacaaaggtcctgagtagtcctggcttcaatcccgggctcgggatctttctgtgtggagtttgcatgttctccccgtaaatgcgtgggttccctacaggtactgcggcttcctcccacttccaaagacatgcacctggggaatggggataggttgattggcaacactaaattggccctagtgtgtgagcgtgagtgtgaatgttgtctgtctatctgtgttggccctgtgatgagatggcggcttgtacagggtgtaccccgctttccgcccgattgtagctgagataggcaccagcgccccccgcgaccccaaagggaataagcagtaggaaatggatggatggatgtttaacacAGTAAATTTGACTTGGTAGTCTGTGCTCTTTTTCTTCATTGCAAGAAACGAAGAAAAACAACTACAAGAGAGCGCAGTGCCTTAACAAGCATacaattaaatcaaatcaaatcaactttatttataaagcacatttaaaatttaccacagggatagccaaagtgctgtacaatgggcaggttaaaagataatacgagaaccgagcaaacaacacaaacagaacatgataaaaacaaacaaaaaaaaaacataaaaacataaaaacaggttcacagcaggtgtatagtgaaataaataaaaaaataaacatggagaatgtctgcaactcgTGGACAACAAAGCCAACAGCGGACTATAAGGAAGCCTTTAGTGATGTTTCTTTCTGTAGTTATAATTAACTATTACTATAATTGAAATATATATAGTAGAGTAATTTTTTCAATGAgcatgtgcttttactgccatctagtgtttaCATTTAAATAGGTGTGGAATACAACGAGTAAAACAGCAATAtttgttttccatttttgttGAAGTAACTTACATAATATCTTCATCTGAAAAACTATTAATTGGTACATATCATGCGTATATAAAAATGACCATTTATAGTACATAGCTGTGCCTTCAACATTAATAACCGTGTTGTAACGTAAGACATTGAAATATCAACGTTGATCTGCTTTGCAAAATCATCACCAAATTAGTCATCGACATTTtaattgtaatgttttttttaatggtaaataAAGGTTTAAATACCAGCTGGGCAGTATTACCTGGATGGTGTAGACCCACCCGACATCCATGTGACTGTGTGGGATTACAAATGCCTGAACCGGCTTGTCTTCGCCTGTCGAAGCATATGCACAGCAAAGAAAGAAACATAGTACGGATAAAAAACTCATTTTCATAAAAACTATCGCCGAACAAGCCTCAACTTCCTTGTTATTAATATGACGCGTCATGTGACCAGCATAATGGTCACTACGGAAAGCCGCAAAGAACAAATAAGACGCGTGTGTCCACTTTGTAACCCTTCCCACGGAAAAATGCAATCAAACATATTAAAAATGGATATAAATACTTTAAATAGACACGACACACTTGTTTGAATTTTATAAAACATGACATGACACCCAATAAGCTGTTAACCTGCCTCAACTACACTGTATTGTTTatgttaacgtggaccccgacttaaacaagttgaaaaacgtattaccatttagtggtcaattgtacagaatatgtactgaactgtgcaatctactaataaaggtatcaatcaataatcaatcaattgTTCTGTTCACGTGATTTGCATTATGGCTGCTACGGAAAGCCAGAAAGCTCAAAACCAAAAGCGTTTGCCCTTTATGTAACCTTTAAACCGGAAGTTCTTGCTCGAGTATTATGCACATTTGTAGGTAACATTCAATGTATAGCCTCTGCACCAAAAAAGTAGGaacaatgtccaaaaacataaagATAATGTTGATATTTGGAGGTTTTGCGACTGCGGTTGCTGCTGCATTTTACCCCATTTTCGTCTACCCGTTCACCCACAAAGAAGACTACAGTAAGTGGCGACACCTTTACTTTTCTTCGCAATGATCAGAAAAGCTGCTTAAAATGACAGCAACACATCACACACATGCGTCTTCAGTCTGGTACTTATGTTATGTCTGCATTTGCAAGTTTGCTAATGTATAATGCTAACTGCCAACATAAATACTGCATCTACTTCTTTTGGGGGGGAAAAGGACTGTAAGCCTGTAGTTTGACATCTGGTTTAATGGTCCTGtaacttttttcacaaagtgcCATCTCTGTAAACACTTGGtgtacaagtatatttaataacaATGCACAAACAttatcaacaatgatactccattTACAATACATGTATACTGACTTctctggcgtaccactagatagagcctGCATACACATCAACCATCAaccatcaaccatccatccatccatccatccatccatccgcatattccctttggggtaccggggggcgctggtgcctatctcagctacaatcgggcggaaggcctatacaccctggacaagtcgccacctcatcacagggccaacacagatagacagacaacattcacactcacattcacacactagggaccatttagtgttgcaaatcaacctatccccaggtgcatgtctttggaagtgggaggaagccggagtacccggagggaacccacacattcacggggagaacatgcaaactccacacagaaagatcccgagcccgggattgaaccccagactactcaggaccttcgtattccacccatccatccatttctaaaaTGTtctaccattttctaccgcttgtcccttttattaGTTTATATTGCTCTAGTTTAAGCACTAAACTACCCTCGAGTAAATATTACTAGGTAGAATTCAAACATGAATACAAAGCAACATTTCAATATAATGCAtcgcatatttccagttgtttctcTTTGTAACAGGACAATTaataaacaaatacacaaatacattaaatACACAAGTTTTAAATATgagagggacgagcggtagaaaatgtatggatggattaataCATATTagacataaacatatacacaatAATTGAAGTTCTGATAAATAAATAGTTAAGTAATTTATGGTTCAACAGGCGAAAACCAAGGTACcccagtataccgtatttccttgaattgccgcagggtttataatatgcgcctgccttgaattacagccgggacaaactcgcttcccaaaatgattagtgcatgcttagtattaccgcctggtcaaactcgtgacacatcccctgtcatcattttcaaaatggaggaggctgattttaataccggtaatttgaaatcgcatgaagggaagaagattaagagctattcagtaggatttaaggtccaagcttacatcacactcaaatttttactgcatacctttggtaagtgcaggagtgagaagaggttttaaaataattagcgcatgcttacttttaccgcatgcctttggtaagcgcaggagtgagaagtggttttaaaataattagcgccctggcgacAATTCACGGAAATACGGTATCTCTGTTATCATTGTAAAGGCATGTTTTGATATCATACAAACTAACTAGCTTAAGTGTGTGTCTGCAGGAGAAATCCAGAAAGTGAACCGTGCAGGAATCAAACCGGAGGATGTGCAGCCTGCAGGTAAGAACTTCCTGTGAATTATTACTCCTCTTTTGTACATATTCACTTGATAAGAAAACTGATCAATCTATAAAACTTCTGCATTTTTATTTTGATCAGGTCTGAAGGTGTGGTCTGATCCATTTAAGCCTTCAAACAAATGATTCCTGGTGACAACAACAAGGACAGAAGATACAGGTGGAAGggcagtgtgtttgtgtgagtgaatGAGCTGAAGAAAGTGTTGGTAtgctaaaacaaataaaatccTTTAGATTCAACTTGTTGCTTTTCTTCTTGCTCATGATAGCGAACAAACATCATAGCAGTCATCTTTACATGTCAGCATTTAAGACAAACCTACGTGAAGGAGGCAACTATTATTGGAAATATTAAAATGTTAGTGTCATAAAAATTGTACTTgctgtaaaaatacattttctgacctGTGGCGCAGTCGTGTCCAAGTCCAAGGGCGGACTTACTATTAGGCAAACAGGCTGTCTaaaaagtctatttttttttttttaatttgggtgCTTTAAAATACATTATAATGCTAAGAGTCATGATCGTTTGTGTAAGCTTGCGCCGCTCTCATGCAAATAACTTTTCCATGCTTCTGCACATGTGCAGACTCGATTCAGGAAGACAGACTGAAACAAACCCATGGGCgtgattatgagacatttttaaaaaactgaaACAGAGTTACCCAAATGGAGCAGAAAAGAAgacaagtaaaaaaaagaaagcaaataatatttttattaatcaCTATCCAAGGTTCTTAACGTATGTGATCAACACAGCAAGAGCTATTGTCAGTGCAGGATATAAATGGAGATGACACTTTTCATCACAAATATGGGAGTATTAAAACTATTGTAACTGGAGAGGCACTTTTTTAATGTCAACAATCTTATCTTGTTCAATCATAGCCACCGTCAATATCTCTCTCTATTTCCCACCAGTCACACATTTACGGCCTTTACAATAATAGCGTTACACGTCACATCCGGTCCAACAGCACTAGCAAAATTATGATCTCTGAAAAATAGCTGATAGTGGGTAATACAATGACACTTGACACAgaaaatttatttttgaaatactgataagccttaccatgaattgattaacgtggaccccgacttaaacaagttgaatacacttatttgggtgttaccatttagtggtcagttgtacggaatatgtactgtactgtgcaatctcataacaaaagtttcaatcaatcagcacAACCACATTTTACTGCACAAACCAGCATCAGTGgtatttttaatatttgaaaTGACAAGGGAGAGGGCAGATTCACCCAGGTTTCATACCTACAGTATGTGTCAGAATGTAAGACAAAAATCCTACCTGTCAGTACCACAGATCAGGGCTATTCCACTGGTGGCCCGGGGCCCAAATCCAGGCCAGGAATGACACCAGACCGTCCCCGGAGTGCAGTTCAACACTTGGAaaacgtacatttttttcccccgcaaattcctaaaaacactgagagtgctcctgttgtatagagggaTTTGAACCACTGTAAAcactggcagatccttgcattgacatttacccttgctagcaaacatagaacactggggtccaaacttgtgatcgacataactgaggcgttcctcaaagcACCCCTTTAAATCCTCTCCTTTTTGGTAGTTCAACACTTTTTTAATAATGTGATATGGAAGTAATCTATTGCTGTAGCTTGTTCACCTCAGATGCAGTCAGTACTCATTTGTTCAGCTTCTTTAGTTTTTTCCATTTTGCAGCCTCTCTTTtgcatcatttgggctattcaactggtggcccgcaAGTTTAGGTCCAAAAACTTGTGAGAGAGTTACcctttgcagcagattcttaaaaacaccgTAGAGTGCTGTCACAGAGATGATCTTTCACtagtttttttgcaaaaaaaacaaaaaaaaaaccaccagagcgctcctgtaactttgattaaaaaaaattaaaaataggcCAGAATCAAATCTTTACTTTAGAGCGGTGAagtcaaacacgcggcccgtgaGCCGGattaggcccgcgaacaggttcaaTCCGACCCGCGAGATGAATTTGTAAAGTGTAAAATTAAGATGcctttttaaattaaagaaactgctgttcaaaAAGTGTCCTTTGGATGTAGaaatagcaattctgttaagcaagcaaatagtttatatTGGGGTGAGCAAGCATACTGCGACTCCTCCCCCTCAACCTAATGTAAAAGAAACAGGAGTGAAATATACATTTGGTAATCccacttaaccttcctcttgtgttaactttctgttaccatctcttatgtgaacaggtcggtttcgacccatgtcttaaatcagctgtaaaatatactaaaaacaattatctatcatccaatttgtttctcttatccatgaaaatattggctttaatatttttggcgtGGGCCAtcgggccttttttttttgtcagtatacccctcgatttcaatttaaaaaatggtaaaatgaactctaagagaatcgtataaataaataaaaggttgttgaGCTGAGGGGTACTAGAACAGATctcttaaatacatttgtttttttaatttttttaactttaataatagccgaccctaacacaagactaAGGGTAAAATTCTGCACATTGcacattgatatagttctgtggaaatgactgtcttctgtgcaaatttaaagaaagtgaacaTGGAAATGAAaaatgaggtagttgatacatTGAAGTGTTTTAATTTATgcttcattttgtttttgttcaatcaTA
This genomic interval carries:
- the man2b2 gene encoding epididymis-specific alpha-mannosidase isoform X3, yielding MTRHINNKEVEACSAIVFMKMSFLSVLCFFLCCAYASTGEDKPVQAFVIPHSHMDVGWVYTIQESMYAYAANVYTSVTEELSKGKHRKFIVVEQEFFRLWWNNVASDSHKKQVRQLVKEGRLEFILGGQVMHDEAVTDLDDQILQLSEGHGFLYETFGVRPRFSWHVDPFGASATTPVLFALAGFNAHLISRIDYDQKDDMQRNKKLQFVWRGSASLKEQIFTHTMDQFSYCTPAHLPFSNSSGFYWNGVALFPDPPKSGVYPNMSLPVTKATVDAYARTMVENIKQRATWFRTRQVLWPWFSNMDPLMNYINKKSKEFGVTVQYATLGEYFQAIHQSDLIWKVRGSQDFLPYSSASQQAWTGFYASRNVLKGVARRASSQLHAAETLFTRYCLDYPDGPVAKDWALTKLRALRWAVSEVQHHDGITGTESPRVSEMYMQHLTEAMMGVDELLAAILLLPHNLDSKGSNVHGKGAHQTLEQHVIVYNPLAWNVTTVVNVTVTFPFARVYDDAGQAVPAQIQKSALSNMTYDLFIVVDLGGLQHRKYSIKFSEKPCLRSSKCGETFDAKTVLFKRRSVRDWKNTGRRLLPVLSERYKLMLDQETNLLHSITCLQDKRNVEMTQDFWEYQSNGDVRAGPISDNYIFSANGSAVRAYEAVRMEIVPGDVLSEIRQYFYRNESDNDYAFSVVTRVLRCFGTNVGCQRLEQTYSLGPLPVNTEVVFRTSSSLRSERTLYTDNNGYQMMKRTHSEFTNNTLARNYFPMVRAAYMEDELSRLVLVSERAHGVSSQASGQLEVMLHRRLWNNLPWNLGYNLTLNDSSVVRPTLWMMLGAKGATSQLYQRAAIELQHTPVVLPIDRPQEVDGKGWGETKPRRSPPPRVLMLPPNLHLLSLSIPGWNYSSRHDVHLALIRSGHHRQPEPDYDRVLLRIMHIFEEGEDHDLSKPVTINLKDVLQAVGEVSAVQERSLTGTWDVASMQRWIWKTAEEMPIKNVSSIGVIEEPFLVTILPKQIRTFFVYFKSSCCRL
- the man2b2 gene encoding epididymis-specific alpha-mannosidase isoform X2, producing the protein MSGGSTPSRCMSLEVGGSRSTCREPTHLRGEHANSTQKDPEPGIEARTTQDLCIESMYAYAANVYTSVTEELSKGKHRKFIVVEQEFFRLWWNNVASDSHKKQVRQLVKEGRLEFILGGQVMHDEAVTDLDDQILQLSEGHGFLYETFGVRPRFSWHVDPFGASATTPVLFALAGFNAHLISRIDYDQKDDMQRNKKLQFVWRGSASLKEQIFTHTMDQFSYCTPAHLPFSNSSGFYWNGVALFPDPPKSGVYPNMSLPVTKATVDAYARTMVENIKQRATWFRTRQVLWPWGCDKQFYNSSVQFSNMDPLMNYINKKSKEFGVTVQYATLGEYFQAIHQSDLIWKVRGSQDFLPYSSASQQAWTGFYASRNVLKGVARRASSQLHAAETLFTRYCLDYPDGPVAKDWALTKLRALRWAVSEVQHHDGITGTESPRVSEMYMQHLTEAMMGVDELLAAILLLPHNLDSKGSNVHGKGAHQTLEQHVIVYNPLAWNVTTVVNVTVTFPFARVYDDAGQAVPAQIQKSALSNMTYDLFIVVDLGGLQHRKYSIKFSEKPCLRSSKCGETFDAKTVLFKRRSVRDWKNTGRRLLPVLSERYKLMLDQETNLLHSITCLQDKRNVEMTQDFWEYQSNGDVRAGPISDNYIFSANGSAVRAYEAVRMEIVPGDVLSEIRQYFYRNESDNDYAFSVVTRVLRCFGTNVGCQRLEQTYSLGPLPVNTEVVFRTSSSLRSERTLYTDNNGYQMMKRTHSEFTNNTLARNYFPMVRAAYMEDELSRLVLVSERAHGVSSQASGQLEVMLHRRLWNNLPWNLGYNLTLNDSSVVRPTLWMMLGAKGATSQLYQRAAIELQHTPVVLPIDRPQEVDGKGWGETKPRRSPPPRVLMLPPNLHLLSLSIPGWNYSSRHDVHLALIRSGHHRQPEPDYDRVLLRIMHIFEEGEDHDLSKPVTINLKDVLQAVGEVSAVQERSLTGTWDVASMQRWIWKTAEEMPIKNVSSIGVIEEPFLVTILPKQIRTFFVYFKSSCCRL